A window of the Labeo rohita strain BAU-BD-2019 chromosome 1, IGBB_LRoh.1.0, whole genome shotgun sequence genome harbors these coding sequences:
- the hadh gene encoding hydroxyacyl-coenzyme A dehydrogenase, mitochondrial, with product MAFVTRQCIRSLSSSAALRAAIKHVTVIGGGLMGAGIAQVAASTGHSVVLVDTSEDILKKSAKGIEASLKRVAKKKFAEKPEDGEAFVQKVLKNISTSTDAASIVKGTDLVVEAIVENLKVKQDLFGALDKVAPEHTIFASNTSSLPIADIASSTARLDRFGGLHFFNPVPMMKLVEVIKAPGTSQQTFDALLEFSKALGKHPVSCKDTPGFIVNRLLVPYMLEAVRLHERGHGSKEDIDVAMKLGAGYPMGPFELLDYVGLDTSKFIIDGWHEKDPDNPLFAPSPLLNKLVAEGKLGKKTGEGFYKHK from the exons ATGGCATTCGTTACACGCCAGTGCATCAGGAGTCTTTCATCTTCTGCAGCTCTACGTGCTGCTATTAAACATGTCACTGTTATCGGAGGCGGGCTGATGGGAGCTGGCATCGCAcag gTTGCTGCATCCACGGGACATTCAGTGGTGCTGGTGGACACATCTGAGGACATACTGAAGAAATCTGCAAAGGGTATTGAGGCTAGTCTGAAGAGAGTGGCGAAGAAGAAGTTCGCAGAAAAACCTGAG GATGGAGAGGCGTTCGTTCAGAAAGTCCTGAAGAACATCTCTACAAGCACAGATGCTGCGTCCATAGTTAAGGGCACTGATCTTGTGGTGGAGGCTATTGTGGAAAACCTCAAAGTCAAACAAGATCTGTTTGGAGCTCTGGACAAAGTGGCCCCAGA ACACACTATCTTCGCTAGCAACACATCCTCCCTGCCAATCGCAGATATTGCCAGCTCCACTGCCAGATTAGATCGCTTTGGTGGTCTGCATTTTTTCAACCCCGTCCCAATGATGAAGCTGGTGGAG GTAATTAAAGCTCCAGGAACAAGCCAACAGACTTTTGATGCTCTTCTTGAATTCAGCAAAGCTTTGGGGAAGCATCCAGTGTCATGCAAA GATACTCCAGGTTTTATAGTGAATCGTCTGCTGGTTCCTTACATGCTCGAGGCTGTTCGGCTACACGAGAGAG GTCACGGTTCTAAGGAAGACATTGATGTGGCCATGAAGCTTGGGGCTGGTTATCCTATGGGTCCGTTTGAGCTTCTGGATTATGTTGGATTGGACACTTCCAAGTTTATTATCGATG GTTGGCATGAGAAGGACCCCGACAACCCCCTGTTTGCCCCCAGTCCCCTGCTCAACAAACTGGTAGCAGAGGGCAAACTGGGCAAGAAAACCGGAGAGGGATTCTACAAGCACAAGTAA